GTGACCATGGGGGGGTCTTAGTTTTAGTTCCCGAAATCGCAGAAACTGACTCTATTTCCTATTCTACTGATTCTGGAAGAACATGGAAAGATTATAAGTTCTGTGACGATAAAGTTCTGGTAAAGGATATAACTACGGTTCCTCGAGACTCTGCtttgagatttttgttatttGGAGAAGCAAAGAATCTGGGAAGTGGTTCATTTAGAACGTACACAATCGATTTCAGAAACATCTTCGAGAGACAGTGCGACTTCGATAACACCGGAAATAAAGATTCAGATTTCAAATACTCTCCTTTAGGTTCTCAAACCGGTTGCCTGTTTGGACATCAGACCGAATTCTTACGAAAGACCGATGAAAAGTGTTTTATTGGTACCATTCCACTTTCTGAATTCTctaaaaacatcaaaaactGTTCATGTACTCGGAAAGATTTTGAGTGTGATTACAACTATTATAAAGCTAACGACGGTACTTGTAAGTTAGTCGATGGTCTCACTCCCACCAATGCTACCGATATCTGTAAAAAGGAGCCAGACTTAATAGAGTATTTTAAATCTTCCGGCTACAGAAAGATCCCCCTATCAACTTGTGAGGGTGGTTTGAAACTGGATAGTTCTTTTACACCTTATCCTTGTCCAGGAAAAGAAGCcgaattcaaagaaaaatactctGTAAAAGCTGGTATTTATGCATTTGTTTATGTGACAATTCTtcttgttattttctttacaaCATGGTTTGTATACGTTAGAGGTATCAGAAGAAACGGGGGGTTTGcaagatttgaagaaattaggTTAAATGACGATGGTCTgatagaaaacaataataccGATAAAGTTGTGAACAAAATTGTTAAGGCAGGATTATTCCTTTCTTCAATTATTACGTTTGTATTCCAACACACGAAGGCAGGAATAGCTCAAGTTATTGCGAAAATAAGAGCAAGATTTAGCAATAGGGAAGGTCCGACCTATTCATCGTTGATGCACCATCAGTTTTCAAATGAAACAGATAACTTGCATAATGAAGACATTGACGATTTGTCCAGTTCTGTTGCCCGAGGTAGTAATCTTGACATCGAGGACGAAGTTATACCATCTCCCCAACAAGAACACGCGTCGTATACAGATCAGCCAGCCGGAAACGAAGTTCCAAACACATTGTCAGCACATAGCGAAGAAGACGCCAACAGGCCTGACTCGGTGGATCCACGCGGCCATGACAAGTAAGAGAGTGTACTCCTGTCCACCAACAACTCTACGTATCTTCCATTaggaaaaatgaatataaaCTTTCACCCAAAATCGtacctttttcttgaagcaACCATCAACCAGCCATGAACGTAATCGTAAGGATAATATAATCTAAAGCAGATGCACATAACGTGTATTATAAACTGactatataaaaaattaatgaaaacaaaagcattttcttcaccttGAAATTGATCTTGAACTCTACATTGTTACATACAGAcgattttgtttttgcaTTTTATGTATTAATGTAAGCTTAGAAGAATGGCACAATATAAAGATGCATGGTATTGCCAAATTctacctttttttcatacaCAGTCTCTGCCGCACACGATGTGACAGAAATTCCAAGTGATAGGAGCCAGAAGTGATAGGAGcccaaaaaagaacatataTAATTTACAGGAAACTGAATGTGTTGatcatttccttttcacCCTCGAAGCAAAGATAGGTAAATATGTTAAATATCATTGCAAAATTCCACAAAATTCAAGTTCAAGACGGTGTGAAGGTTTGGTATCGTGAAGCAGGATCAGCAGAAAACCCTACGATTTTATTGCTACATGGGTTCCCCACCTCCTCCAACATGTTCAGGAACCTCATTCCTTTATTAAGTACACACTTCCTCGTTATTGCCCCAGATCTACCTGGGTTTGGATTTACAGAGACACCTGACAACTATATGTTCAGCTTTGACACTCTAAGTGAGAGTGTCGGATATTTTCTAGGTGCTTTGAGGATCAAAAAGTGttgtatttatatatttgattATGGCTCTCCTGTAGGCTTCCGATTAGCTTTGAAGCACCCTTCTAAAATTACAGGTATTATTACCCAGAATGGTAATGCTTACGAAGAGGGCCTCGATGACCGATTTTGGGGtcctttgaagaaatattgGAAGTCGTATCAGAATGATCCGGTGTTTATTGAAGCTCTTGTTTCGTACGTTAGAGATCCGGCAAATGTTATTTCTCAGTACCATGACGGAGTGGCAGATATTGAATCCGTTGATCCCGCTGGTTATACTCTTGACATTGCCCTAATTCAACGCTCCGGCCAGACTGATATTCAAGTGAAATAATTCTTCGACCACCAGAATAATGTAAAGCTGTATCCGGCCTTTCAAACGTTTCTGAGAAATTCAAACGTTCCCGTACTGGTTGTATGGGGGGGCAAACGACACTATTTTTAGCGTTGCCGGGGCAGAAGCTTTTCGGAAAGACGTTGACAACCTAAAGATTGTTTACTATGACACTGGCCATTTTGCGCTCGAAACTCACGTAGTTGCCATTTCCGAAGAGATTATTAATATGTTTGCCGAAAACCATAGATAGTAAGTCGTTTATGATCACGATTTTCAAGTAGTTTTTTTCTACCTCTTTTTAACACATACGTAAGTTTCGATATGCACAAGAACTATTCCTAAGTATGAATAGATTCCTCATTATATTGCGTAAACAGACTAGTAGCAGAAATATTACCAATATAAACAATACTTGTACTGTGAACATACCAGTCAAAAAAATGTCGGTATTAGGCTTGACGGATAAAATTTGTAATGAGTTCTCCGGTTATCGTTTCAAATGGTCTCGtctttttgtaaaaagTAGGCCTTTGATAAGCCATTCTGaagcttttttctttaaaaatacctgttttccaaaaaatgaacGCCAAGGCGATTAAAACGAAATAGCTAAGgtgatttttcattgagcTTAAGAGCCcaaaaatttacaaaattaTCATCACTCGGCCATTGAGAATTAACGGGAGCTTTCACTAAATCCAAAAGCTTTCGCTCAATTGGAAGTATCTGAACTAAATCTTGCAATATTTCTAATGCTAATGCATACtcaaattgttcaatatCTCCATGGAACCGCATAACTTGCTTGTATTTTAGAAGTATAATACATGAAACACACAGGGTTAACGATGCGGTTCTTATAGGATAACAAAAATTCCAATCTAAATGTTTTCGCCTTTCTTTCTCATTGttagagaatttttttgtataataGCTCCATATTTCGTGAATTATTGACTTTTC
The nucleotide sequence above comes from Saccharomyces mikatae IFO 1815 strain IFO1815 genome assembly, chromosome: 12. Encoded proteins:
- the SMKI12G0210 gene encoding alpha/beta fold hydrolase, whose amino-acid sequence is MLNIIAKFHKIQVQDGVKVWYREAGSAENPTILLLHGFPTSSNMFRNLIPLLSTHFLVIAPDLPGFGFTETPDNYMFSFDTLSESVGYFLGALRIKKCCIYIFDYGSPVGFRLALKHPSKITGIITQNGNAYEEGLDDRFWGPLKKYWKSYQNDPVFIEALVSYVRDPANVISQYHDGVADIESVDPAGYTLDIALIQRSGQTDIQVK